The Stigmatopora nigra isolate UIUO_SnigA chromosome 23, RoL_Snig_1.1, whole genome shotgun sequence genome includes the window GCGTGCAACACGGAAGCAAACGAGAAGACGTAGCCATACTAGATACTTTGAGAAACGATCAAAACTAACACGATGGTTTCCGGATGTGGGAGGGTCGAGAGGGGGGAGCTTCACTGCATCCCTGACGTACAACGTGCGCGACCGACTACAGTCGAGTTTGAGCGAAATTATAGACATCGTGTTTAGGGCTGGTAGACGCTTCAAAGCCTACTTTGGTTCCGCCGAAATCCTCACAAATCCCCCAATTCGCTACGGATCCAAAACCTTGTTGAGAATATTTTATCAAACGTGTTCACACGAATATAATTTAGACAGGTGATTTATTTTGATTGAGTCACTTTTTAAGAAGCGGTCAGAAGAGTTGACTGCGGCTCTAACAGTGGAAGACCAACATTTAGCGGCTCTGACCTAAAATGGCCGACAAAGGTTAAAGTAGTTACTTCATCTACCCATGTCTAAATGAGAGAGTACTGTCAAGGTTACTTATTTCAGTCGGCTCCACAACATTTCATTTCGACTGTgtcaatttcacaaattaatacatgtacatatttagGAAGTTTTTTTAATGCACAAAAAGGAATCGTTGTGAGGATTAAAAGcaaccctttttttccatttacacaGAATGTAGGCAATTCCGAGTTATTTTCGCAATTAGTGTTGAGTACATCGTAACCGTGAATCCACTCCGTCTACCAAGTGTCGTGGTTGCGTAGGTGACATTGGTTGACAGAAATATAGTGAGCAGGAGgaaggagggagaggaggaagtggaagaagaagtgcaagaggaggagggagaggaggaagtggaagaagaagtggaagaggaggagggagaggaggtgGAGAAGAAGAAGTCGAATGAGAAAGGTGGAGGCCCCGCCCAAAATGAAGATCAAGTCGCACTAGCCAGCCTCGTGTCAAGTGACAGCGTTTCCGCTCTGACCTCCCTCGGCGGGTGTAAAGAACTGGACCTTGGGCGAGAGCATGCCCGAGTTGTTTGATCGCAGGCTTACTCCTGCtcctccaactcctcctcctcctcctgctcctccccctcctcctcctccccctcctcctccgacGCCACCGCCTTTGCGCATGGAGTTGTTGCGCCGCATGGAGTTCCTCTTCCTCAGCGAGTTCTGGTGGGACAGTTCGCTCTTCTGCAACGTTTGGATCAAGATGGACGGCTTGTCGTCCAGTTCGCGGGCACTGCAACGGGGCGTGGCCACCTGTCGTCGCAAAAAAGCACGTCGTCTGCAAAATTCCTGGATATTTGAATTTTGGATGACTCTTTGGACCCACGACGGAACCAATAAAAAGTGCATCTCTATCCATATACCTCATTAACTGCCCATCTATTCATCTAAAAGGCCACCTGCGCTTTCAGGGTGGCCCCGTTCGCCTATTTCAGTACAATTGCCGGTCGGGCTCCGACTCGGAGAAGGCCGGTTGAAAAACATCGACACGTGACTGACCCGCAGCGTGTTCCCAAATTTGGAGTAGTCCACGGAGTAGACGCCCTCCTCCTCCGTGACGATGGGGACGAAGCGGTGTCCCCACTGGATCTCCTCGGAGACATAGGAGGTGCGCGCCTGCGTGGTGATGCCGGTGGTCTCCACGACACCTTCCAGTATCACGATCACCTCCAGGTCACTGCACTGCAGCTCCATGGCCGACAGTTCGTACAGCGGGCTGCCGTGAAGAGGTCAGGGGTTCCATTCAGCCGTTACCCGGGGCCAAGTCAGCCGATACAGCCGGCCCCGGGCGCGAACCGGCCGGTCGGCCGGGCCCGTTCTCGCCCGTGACGTGACGGACGACGAGCCAACCTGTTCCTGTCGATGACGTGGCAGACGATGAGCGGGGCGAGAAGGAAGAGGCTGTTGCCGGCCACCGCGTTCTCCGTCTGGACGTCAATCTGGTGGATGGGGATCACCTCGCCCTCGGGGGTGGTGGTCTTCCTCACCACCTGCGGCGCAAGGCCACCCTAAGCCACCGGCGACTCCTCGGGGGAGGCGAGGCCAAGACCCACCTGTAGTCGCGCAGTGGCGCTGATGATCATGCTCTTCCTCAGATCCCCGATGCGGATCATGAAGCACAGGCGGTTGTTGCGCACGGCGATAACGGCGTGGCGGCTGAAGATGAGGGTCTCGGCGCGCCGGTTGGACTGCGCCGTCTTCATGAAGATGCAACCTGGAAGGGCCGGCCGGCCGTGAAACCGCTGCGCAAATTCTTCAAGGAAAAATCTCATTGGACAAAAATGGGACTGCGCGCCACATGGTGTGGCTACCCCGGCTTACCCAAAGAATGGCGAGTGTTTTTGTCACTGGGATTCTTTGGAGGCATTTGACGTCTCACGGCTGTAATTTGTTACCAGCGTTCAAAGGTCTCCGATGCTACCACCCACCACTCCGAAAGCCTTTCAAAATGGATGAAACTATACCAAATTTGTAATGAAATACATTCACTGGTACCCGGTATCGGTTAAAACCGATTGGTTCCGGAAGTGACTTTGTTGGCATATTTCACAATGAATTAGCATCATTTCTTCCACACTTTTTTTATACTATCccctttgtaaaaataataaaaagtataCCAATGTTGTATGGAACATGGATGCCCCAAAAAAAGAGAATGATGAAGCCATTAAACTGACTAAGAAATGCAAAGAAGACACGGGGTGGAATTGcgagtggcagctgagtaaacagaGGAACACGCGGACGTCAATGCACAATTGAACAACTTCAAATGAGGTTACGCAGCGCGCACAGAAAAAGTCAAGAAACGTCCCCGCCACCAACAAAGACACACCGACCGGGAACGTGGCGCCGGGCCAAACGGCCTGCCTCGCTTGCGGCCTCTCTTTCCAGCCAACGGGAAGCaacttttcaaaacaaaatatagcGAATAGGGGAAGTGGCTCTGCGTCTGACGTCTCGGAATTTGTGATATTTTCTCCTCCTAtcgcgggccaaatttgccCCCATGGAGGCCTTTGGCAAGTCGATCAAGACGGCAAAATTGGGCTCCGAGCGGACGGCGGCCTACCCAGCATGACGGCGTTGATGATGAGCCCCACGATATTCTGCAGGATGAGCACGGTGATGGCGGCGGGACAATGCTCGGTGATCACGCGGCCGCCAAAACCGATGGTCACCTGGACCTCGATGGAGAATAGGAAGGCCGACGTGAAGGACCTGCGACAGATGGAGAAAAGTAAAATCGGAGCGGTAGATAGCGACCACGCAAAATCGCTCCCTCCCGAGCGGATTTTTTTGGCTTTGCTCTTGTTCTAATGTGGCCGTCGGCAGGCAGGCTGGGCTCAAAAGTCTCCAAAGTCATTCAAGTTGCCTTAAAGAGGGCGTCAACGGGGGCGGCGCTCGGCGAGCCCTTACTTGACGTCGTTGACGCAGTGCACGCCGTTGAGGCGCCGGGGGTCGAGGTCTCCGTGCGCAAAGGCCACCAGCCACCAGCTCATGGCAAAGAGCAGCCAGCTGCTGACGAAGGTGGTGGTGAAGATGACCACGGTGAAGCGCCACTTGAGGTCCACCAGCGTGGTGAAGACGTCCTGCAGGAAGCGGCCCTGCTCGCGGATGTTCTTGTGGGCCAGGTTGCACGAGCCGTTCTTGGCGATGAAGCGCGCCTTGTTGACGCGGTCGCGGAAGACGGGCTTGCGGGGCAGGCGGGACGCCAGCCCCGGCAAGCCAAACTCCTCCGGGATGATGCTCTTCCGAGCCAGCATGCTTTGCCGGTTGGATCACTGGCTCCCCGGCTCTCTAACTGGATGACGGTCTACCCGGCTGGATTCCCGGCTGGATTCCCGGCTGGATTCCCGGCTGGATTCCCGGCTGGATTCCCGGCTGGATTCCCGGCTGGCTGGATTCCCGGCTGGCTGGATGGCTGACTCGCTGACTCGCTCCCTCGCGTTTGACCGACTTTTGGACTTATGGGCGTGCGCTAAGTACGGACTGGGTTAGGAACCGCCTCCAGCTGGGACGGCCTTGCGATCCCAGGGCGCCGCCTttcccaaaatgtccaaatgaaAAGAATGCACGCGCAGAGAATGCCGTTCAAGTGCGTGGAAGCTCCTCCAGATGTTCTATCGAGCCGTCAGAGGGCGCTGCTCAGCAACACCGAGTCAGGTCGttcaaaaaatacttgaaaaccAGCTATTGTCTAGAATTTagctcaattgaaacattgtgTTCCGTTTCTTAATTCACTTGTCCATTGCCAGATGGACATTTAGACGAGTTCATCGCGGGTACAAATCCCATCCAGACGAAGGCTTGTAGCCACTGTACGCGTCCTGCCGAGGGTGCACCGGTGGGAGCGAGATTTGAACCTGCGGTTGCCTGGTGGTGGTAGGGGGGGAGTGGCGATTAGTGCCCACTCACATCACTAGTCTACCCAGTCACATCAGATGGAAGTACTATAAGCAACAGACATGGACATTGAAAGATTACAAAAGTCCTTTAATGCACTTTTCTTTTAGCTCTCTTAATCAGTTGTCACGAGTGCGCGTCATGATCCAGGCAGATGAAAATGATCCATTTCCCAAAATCAATTTTCACACCTGCGGAGTCGGCGCCGGGATTAGAAAAGACACGCTTTTGACCGTGGAAGGCCATTTTTGCACCCCGAGTGGTATTGTGGCATAACCCTTGACTGACATTGCCGGGGAGGGGGACAATGTTCTTTCCTGTCGCCGCTTCCGCCGCCATGGCGACGGTGCGCGTCAGCCTACATGTCGGCCTTGACGAAGGAGGCGAAGATGCCGTCCTCCCGCTCCATGAGCGTCTCGGGCTTGTCGTATTCCAGGATGGTTCCGCGCTTCATGACGATGACCAGGTCGGCCGTGAGGATGGTGTGGACGCGGTGCTGAGGGGGTGACAGGACAAACGCGGGATCAGGAAGTGGTCGGGCCACGGCACACGGACGTTTGTTTTCCTTGGGTggcgctttttttttcttttttttttctctttgctaCGGTACCAACCGGGTCGTCTACGGCGGAACCGGACCTCCGGCCCGGACTCGACCGCCCGTCAGAAGAACGAGAAAGTCGGAAAGGAGACGAGACGGCGGCCGGGTCGAGGCGATCCGGTTCTATTTGTGGGTCCGCACTAGCACGCCGAAGAGGCTCTCCTCCTGTGCTAGCAGGTTGGGACCCGAGTCACACTCCACCAAAATCCCAGAGGAAAAGACCAACACCTGCCCGGCCTCCAGGATGGAAGAGACGCGGTGCTGAGGACGGTGGCCCGGAAAATACAGGGTGGCGCGGGACGGGAAGCGACCAAACAGAAGCAGAAAGGACAGGAAAGAGTCGTGAGGGGAAAACAAGTCCTTTTGCCCATGGACCGCTATGGTTTTTGAGTCCAGATGAGAAGAAAAGCGGAAGCCCAAGCGGAAGCCCGAGCGGAAGCCCGAGCGGAAGCCCGAGCGGAAGCCCAAGCGGAAGCCTAGCGCAACAGGGACAAAGAGGACTTACCGCGATGGTGACAACCGTCCGGTCCGCAAATGCCGTCATGACGACTTTCTGCAAGATgttctcctaaaaaaaaaaaaaaaaattaaaaaaaagagaaaaaataaatcaaagacAATTCACGTTGCACCCCCCCCTTGTGAGCGCTTTGATTTTATGCACGAGTTTTTGTTCCGTTCCACTAATGCCTTCAAAACCACGCACCAGCGGTCAAAGTGAGGGCAGAGGGAAGGTTAAAACACTCACCGTGGCCATGTCAATGGAGGCGGTGGCCTCGTCCATGATGAGGATGCTGCTCTTCCGAACAAAGGCCCGAGCCAAACAGAAGAGCTGCCGCTGACCCACGCTGAAGTTCTCGCCGCCCTCCGTCACCGCCGCGTCTGCGCGCGCCAATCAGAAAGCCTGGACGCGGGCCCCGGAGCGGGCACGCGGCCCCGTACGGCCCGCCGGCGTACCCACCGAGTCCCCCCGGCAGCGCCTTGACCATGTTCTTCAGCTGAGCGATCTCCAGGGCCTCCCACAGGCGCTCGTCGTTGCAAGTCCGCTCCGGATCCAGATTGAACCTGCGGGAGGTGCCGTCACGAGGGGAGGACGGTCCCCCGGGCGCCAAAGGCTCGACCGTTTGTGCAcggcgggaaaaaaaaaagaaaaaaaagaaaaaaaatgccgcCACAAAAACTTTTGTCGGGGGGGGGAGTTAGACGAGGCCCTGGGAACTCAGCTGGATGCACTTGGGAGCGGAGCAGACTTGCACGAGGCTCCACTCTTCAGCCCCAGTTGCCTTTTGCGGCCTAGGTGTCCGATTTAGTTACTCTTGGCCGTTAAGAGAAAGGCTCAAGCGGAGGATTTGCAGGTAAAGTGCTCATCTCCGCATATGAAAAGGACTGAAGATACTTGCGCCAGCAAAGGACATTTTGCTAATTCGGCCCCGTGGAGATTTATCGGAAGAACCCCCTCCCCGACCCTTACCCCAAAGAGATTTAGCGGAAGAACCCCCTGACCCTAACCTCAAAAAGACGAACATTTAGACCAAGTGACCGGATTGGAACGTAAACAGgaagcgtgcgtgcgtgtgtgcgtgtgcgcagGCGCTTGCACATCTACCTTATGGAGCCGCTAAACAAGATGGGGTCCTGCAGGATGATGGACAAGCGAGACCTCAGCGTCTGGAGGGGAAGTTTGCAGATGTCGATACCGTCAATGACGATCTTTCCtaggggtggggggggagaaaaaacatTGGGTCATTCGCCCctcctgtttttcttttctttgagtCGAGTGAATTCAAGTCGACGGAcataaaatggaaatggaaaggagaagaagaaaaaaaagattgtgtgCGCCGAGGAGTCGTTCCACGGTGTCATCGCCAATGTTAAAATAAGCCGTGGGATGACAGtgtgataggttcatcaataattacaccGGTTGCCGTCTCGCATACATAAAGAAGTTTCCGCGTCTCCACGCGTGGTCATCAAATCCTCTCGTACGGCTCGGTCGTGTCAACAACCTCCGTGCCGGCACGGcactttttcccaaaaaaggAAGGTTTAAAACGTTGCCAACGACTTGTTTTAAGCAGACATAAACAAGACACGAAGCAAAGATGGATTCTTTCTTTTTAAGTCAGCAGCAGAAGTGGCCCGCCTCTCACCTTCAAATACGTCCACCATGTTGAAGAAGGCCAAAGACAGCGAGGACTTGCCGCTTCCCGTTCGGCCGCAGATTCCCACCTGGCGAGGGCGAGGTTAGGCGTGGCCACGGCGAGGGCGGTCAAGCGTGGCCACGGCGAGGGCGGTCAAGCGTGGCCACGGCGAGGGCGGTCAAGCGTGGCCACGGCAAGATGTCAATTGTGCGTGCAACTGTAGTCTGTCTCAAGGAGAACCTTTGGCTCTTTCTTGATCTCTTTACCTTCTGACCCGGGCGGATGAAAGCGTTGACGTGCTTGAGCACGGCCTTGAGCGTGGGGTCGTAGCGCACGCACAAGTCCTGGATCTTGATCTCTCCGTCCTTTGGCCACGTCTCCGGCACCTGAGAGGAatctgaggaggaggagaaaaaaaaaatgaaaaaattaaaaaaaagctctccTTCCGGATTCCCCCGATGGCCACAGTCTGGACAAGTCCGACAAGTTACCCATGGATCCCTCGTAGTTCTCCGACTCGGTACTCAGGAAGCTGTTGACTTTTTTCACCGCCGCCATCTGCACCTCCAAGTCCGCCAAATTCCTCACCACCCAGTTCAAGTAGTTGGTGACCTGCGCAATACGTCCACGTGTCTCTCGGAGACTTTTACCGCGAGACgaggcggaggcggcggcgacTGACCGTGAGCGCGTAGGTGAGGGCCAGGCCGACCATTCCTCCGGACGGCTTACCGCAATCTAAACCCCAAATGGACGCCCCGGCGGCGGCCAGCACCACCACGGCGCCCAGATAGTCCTGGACCAGACAAAAACAATACAGAAAGTAGAGAACGCCGCGTGGGGCCGACCGGGCTCCGTCTCGCGGCTGGCCGTCCACGGGGCCGCTTGGGGAAAAATCCAAAAGGCCAGAAGGGGTTGACTTTTGCGTCGGATAAGCCCGATTTCTCCGCCCCAAATTTGTCCGGCGGGGGCCGACGTCCGATCCGTCGGAAGCCCGAGGGCTGACGGCCAATCGACCGAGGCCGcccgccgcccgcccgcctgccgCCGATCGGACGCGGGGCGGAGTCTGGCTGGCGCGACTGAGGGCATGAGAGCGGCTGACCCCCGACCCCCGGCGGCGTCTCACCGTGCGGACCTCCAGCCAGCGGTTGGCGGCCGAGAGGAACAAATAGGCCGTGTTGTTGGTGTCCGTCAGCTCCAGCATGCGCTGCTTGAAGCGGGCCTCGTGTCTGAAGCAAAAAGAGCTCGGGGTTAGCCTCGACTCCGACGAGGGGGAAAAGAACACCACTGAACATCTCTGTCCGTGCTTGGGGAGGAAGCGGGGCACGCCCAGGCGCCGTACCTAAAGGCTCGGATGGTGGTGAGGCCTTCGGCCGTTTCGGAGAAGTGACACAGCAGAGGGAGTTGCGTGGAGTCGTCCAGGTCCTGGAGGTCCCTGCGGCGACAGGAGCCCGAGAAGAACCGGCCCCACGCCCGCcgcgggggagggagggagggagggaagggagGGAGGAGCTGGGCTCGGCGGCCCGGGAACTCACTTGGAGGCCACTCGGAAGTATTTCTGGATGAAGTAGAAGGCCACGGCCAGGGGCACCAGAGCCACGATGAAGTAGGGGGTGATGACGGAAATGACCCCGATGGCGGACAAGCAGAGCAAGGTGGATCGCGTCAGGGACTCCAGAGTGGGAGGAATATGCTGCGGGCGGAAAAGGAGCACGGATCTGGAGACCGACCCACCCACCGACGCACGTGGGCCAGCCGTGCGGAGAAACAGAGCAGAGCGGGGGCTCGGCGGAAGAACGGCGAAGGACGCGCCGCCCGACCTGGTCGATGATGTTTGTGTCCGCCGAGAACCTGTTGAGGATCTGGCCCAGCGGTGTGATGTCAAAGAATCTGAGGAAGAAGGACGGCCGGCGTCGCATTTGGGCCGGGGAGAAGCCCGCGCCTTCCCGACAGACGGGGGGGGGAGGCGCCCATTACCTGAGTGGAGCGTGGATAATCTTGTTGAGCAGGTTGTGGTGGAGGTTGGTGGCCGCCGAGAGCCCCAAGAACTCCACGGTCAGCGATGTGATGAGGCACAGCGTGATGCCGGCCGCGCACAGGCCGACAAACACCATCAGATTGAAGAAGTCCTGCACGGGGCAGACACGGGGCAGACACGGGGCGGGCACGGGGTTAGGCTTCGTTTTTCCCCAGCCAACACTTGCAAACACTCCAGAGCGGAATGCGATACGACCCCGCCCCCGACCCCCGAATTGATAAGGAAGACCTTGTCCAGAGCGTAGCTGCTGATCGCCGGCTGGACCTGGCACGTTCCGTTGGGTGCCCTGACCATGGTGGCGTTGCTGTGGTCGGAGGTCCAGATGGCCAGCCAGTAGTCGATGGCCACGATGACCGAGTGCTTGAGGAGCTTACAGGACATCATGAGGAAGACCATGAAGAAGCCACCAGAGGATAGGTAGCACCAGCAGACCTGAGAAGACGTCGGGAGGGCCGTGAACGGAGGACGGCGCCGCCACGGTGCCGCCACGGTGCCGCCACGGTGCCGTAGGGCCCAGAGCGGCTCACCTTCCACGGGACCTTGGATCTTCTACCTTGGTTGGTAGTGGTGGACAGGttgtcctcgtcctcctcctcctcttcctcctctgaaAAGATCAGTATACTTTGAGGCCAAGGCATGGCGGCAAAAGTGCCAGCCGCCTACCTTCGTCTTCATCGTCCACCTGGTTTTTGGCTTCTCTGGGATAGAACGCTCGGCGGAGTGTCTTCCTCTCCAGCGTGGTTTGGCTGTCCTGCTCGATGTCCTGCGTGGAGGAAAGCGCTCGGTCCAAGCcacgacgacgacaacaacaacaacaaaagcaaagaCAGACAAAGCCGCGGCAAACAACCTTCTCCAACTCCTGATCTTGCCGGTTCATGAGCGTCTTCCAGTGGTCGTAGAGCTCCACGTCGTGCGTCTGAATGTCTTTCAGAGTTCCTTCTCTCAGTACCGATCCGTCCTTCATGGCGATAATCTGAGGCGCACCGATGGATTTTTAACAGGGAGCCCCCCCCAAACAAGTACATCCGGCTTCTCACCCAGTCGGCGTGGATGAGGTACTGCAACTTGTGCGTCACGAGAACCACCGTTCTCTTGTCGTCCTGCAGGAACTTGAGGATGCCGTCCTGCATCAGGTGGTCGCTCAGGTGGATGTCCAGGGCCGAGAAGGGGTCGTCCTAAAGGGACGCAAGTCACCACAGCTACAGATAGGCTCAAAGGGCCGAACGTGGCGTCGGGCAGAGAAATACGCCGACTCGGCCAAACGTCGCGTCTGCTAGAGAGAGAGGTACGCTAAAACGGCCGAACGTCCCCACACCCATTGACCGTTGCGCCCGTTCTGGCCATCGGAGGGATCACGTGGCTTGGGGTTAGCCTTTCCCAAACGGGCCCCATCGCACGGCTCCCGTCGGACCGTCGTCAGCGCCCTTTTGATCCCACCGACAGAGTGTCCTCGTGCGGACCGAAATTGGAGGCGGCCGAGAGGGCGTCGCCCGTGGCGACGGGATAAACACGGCGCCCGGTGGGGAAAATGGCGTGGCTTCCTGCCAGACGCCTGGAATTCATCTAAGGGGGGTGACGCGGAGGAACAGAGTTTGTTTGTGCTGACCAGGAAGACCACGTTGGTGTTCTGGTAGAGCGCTCGAGCCACGCAGATCCTCTGACGCTGCCCGCCGCTCAGGTTGATGCCCTGTCCGGGGGAGGCGCCACGTAAGATCGAGTCCACcaggtggggggaggggggggggtgttgggcGTGGGGTACCTACTCTCTCGCCGATCTCCGTCTGGTCCCCGAAGGGAAGCAGATCGATATCCAATTGGAGAGAGCAGGCGTCGATCACCGCCTTGTACCTGCCACGCCAGACAGAGCCGGCCGGAAAGCATTAGCGAAGGTTGACTATTTTTTGGGGTTCCCTCTGACCGGCCAAGCTCACCTCTGCTTGTTGAAGGGGCTCCCGAAGGTGATGTTGTCTTCCACGGTGGCGTTGAGCAGCCACGATTTTTGGGTGGCGTACGCCACGGAGTAGCGGTTCTTGCTGGGTTAGGGCGAGCGTCGGCCATGTGGAAAAACAGCGCAACGGGTCAGAAGCGGTCGGTGCCACGACAAAGCTTTGCCCGAAAAGCCACTAAAGGGAGGATTGGGGGCCAAGGCCTGGATGGTGCGCACAACGCCTCCAGCCAATTTGTCAAGCGTCAGTTGAGTCTCTGGCCATCCGTGGCCCCGCATTTCAGGCCGGCCGGCCAGATGCCTTACTTGCTCCAGTGGATTCGGCCGCTGATGGTCTGCATCTCGCCGAGCATGGCGAGCAGGAGCGACGACTTGCCGCAGCCCACCTGGCCTACGATCATGGTCAGTTGTCCTGAGGGCGCAAAACGGCACACGTTAGCGGCCCCCGCCGGGCCCCCGCTTCCGGGGCGCGCCGGGGGTCCACCGCTTACCCGTGGGGATGCGGATGTTGATATCCGTCAGCAAGGACAGGTGGCTTCCCCAGGTGAAGCTTCCGTCGCTCACCTGAACACCGGAAATCAATTGCTCTCCGGGGGCATTGGAggcgcttgtttttttttggggggttgggggggggacTAGCTCCTCCACCCGCCAAGCACCCGCGAAATCCTGACCCAAAGCAGAGTCAGTTGCCGCCTGGGCGAGAATCCGGCACGTCTCCCGCTCCCCGGTGGCCGTATTCCTCTCCTGGCTTTGGATTCTTTTTTGTGCCATAAGATTGGAGGGCTAATTATTCTGCGTAGCTCACGCGTACGTGACTGGACTCCCGCCCCCGCCGTTGCCGTCCAAAAGGAGTCGGGGAGGGGGCAGGGCGGTTGGGAGAAAAGCTAAACATCAACGGGAGCGTCGCACGAGAGGAACATAGCTCCGCCGGTGTCAAAGGCCAGGGAGAACAGGAAATGAGAGCGGGGCCCGCCGGCGAATAGCCCACCGGCTCGGAAACCCCGACCCGCCGAGGTCGAGCGAGTAGTCCCGACCCATTCCCCGAGCCGCACGGCTCCGACGAGGGGGCGGTGGCCCCGCGGGGACGCGGCAGGAAACGTGGCCTTAAGCGAGGCCCCTTTCGGGGCAAGACCTTCCCGTGTGAATCCCCGGCCGGCTCGGTGAGAACGCCGGACGTGACGGAAGACAGCTGCCCGCCGGCAGTGCGGCGTCCACGTGGCACGCGACGGCCAACGACTAACCTTGACGGCCACGTCTTCCGTCTCGCTGGGTCTGGTCTGGCGCCTGGACGGCTGCTCGTAGGCGTCCATCTGGTAGCGTCGGGGCTGCTTCCTGCTGACGGCTTTGGTCTTTTTTGGGCCAGTCGGCGGACAGAAAGACGGCAGTTGAGAGAAGGAAAGGACGGGCGGGGCAGGCGTCCACGGACCCACCGCTCCGGGACGCGTCTCGGTCAGATCCGGGGCTAGCGGCGCGTCTCCGTTCCTCCAGCCGTCGTCTCCGATCTGGTCGCTCTGGAGGAACTCGCCCAGCTTCTGGACACTAGAACGCGCGCCCGCCACCTCATCCATATTGGACGGGGCGGGGCGGTGGTTTTCCGTCCCGCCGGGGAGGCGGACTCACCTGACGAGCGCCTTGACGGCGAATCTGACCACGGTGGAGAGCAGGAAGAGGGGCGTGACCAGGATGTTGAAGAGCGCCAGCGTGGCAAAGGCCTTGGCGGGGCTCAACTCGGCGTGCGTCATGAAGTTATGCATGACGAAGGTCTGCGAGGAGGCGGGCGAGGCCTTAGGACGCGGGTCCCCCGAGGTCACGGACGCTAAGAAATGTCTCGGAGCCAGCGGGTGGCCCGATACGAGCCCATTTGCTGCCGGTCGCTCGGACGCCGTCTTACCACCAGGACGGCGGCGATGGGAATGGCGGCGTTCATGAAGACTGCGCGAGGACAGAAGGTGATCAACGTGGAGGGAGGATGGAGGCACCGACCACGAGACACTCACTGGACATGGAAGTGTAGAAGGCAAAGGTCTTGAGGCTGTCCAGTTCTTTGGCTCGCGTGTCCTCCACGCTGTGGCAGAAGATGTTCTCCCAGGCGTAAAGCTTCAGCAGCTT containing:
- the abcc9 gene encoding ATP-binding cassette sub-family C member 9 isoform X2, with translation MALSFCGNDDNSEGYSVDDGVLNNGCFVDALNLVPHVFLLFITFPILFIGWGSQSSKVQIHHNTWLHFPGHDLRWILTFSLLFVHVCEFAEGLVSNKMMDTNHLHLFVPAFMGFVAATTSVVYYHNIETSNFPKLLLVLFIYWVLAFITKCIKLWKFTAYEVSPLQLRFCITVLLVVLYGLLMGVEINVIRIRKYVFFANPQKVKPPEDLQDLGVRFLQPFVNLLSKATYWWMNPLIMGAHKRPIELKKIGKLPIAMRALTNYLRLKDAYEDQRTAENPEQAPSIWRSVYRAFGRPILLSSTFRYLADVLGFAGPLCILGIVKNLTLDEDKGSTSVEIRKKYFGVHFMLSTELLQNPSVLAVLLFLALVLQRTFLQASYYVTIETGINLRGALLAMIYNKILRLSTSTMSMGEMTLGQINNLVAIETNQLMWFLFLCPNLWAMPVQIVVGVVLLYGLLGCSALVGASVIVLLAPVQYLIATKLADMQKSTLEHSTDRLKKTSEILKGIKLLKLYAWENIFCHSVEDTRAKELDSLKTFAFYTSMSIFMNAAIPIAAVLVTFVMHNFMTHAELSPAKAFATLALFNILVTPLFLLSTVVRFAVKALVSVQKLGEFLQSDQIGDDGWRNGDAPLAPDLTETRPGATKAVSRKQPRRYQMDAYEQPSRRQTRPSETEDVAVKDDPFSALDIHLSDHLMQDGILKFLQDDKRTVVLVTHKLQYLIHADWIIAMKDGSVLREGTLKDIQTHDVELYDHWKTLMNRQDQELEKDIEQDSQTTLERKTLRRAFYPREAKNQVDDEDEEEEEEEEDEDNLSTTTNQGRRSKVPWKVCWCYLSSGGFFMVFLMMSCKLLKHSVIVAIDYWLAIWTSDHSNATMVRAPNGTCQVQPAISSYALDKDFFNLMVFVGLCAAGITLCLITSLTVEFLGLSAATNLHHNLLNKIIHAPLRFFDITPLGQILNRFSADTNIIDQHIPPTLESLTRSTLLCLSAIGVISVITPYFIVALVPLAVAFYFIQKYFRVASKDLQDLDDSTQLPLLCHFSETAEGLTTIRAFRHEARFKQRMLELTDTNNTAYLFLSAANRWLEVRTDYLGAVVVLAAAGASIWGLDCGKPSGGMVGLALTYALTVTNYLNWVVRNLADLEVQMAAVKKVNSFLSTESENYEGSMDSSQVPETWPKDGEIKIQDLCVRYDPTLKAVLKHVNAFIRPGQKVGICGRTGSGKSSLSLAFFNMVDVFEGKIVIDGIDICKLPLQTLRSRLSIILQDPILFSGSIRFNLDPERTCNDERLWEALEIAQLKNMVKALPGGLDAAVTEGGENFSVGQRQLFCLARAFVRKSSILIMDEATASIDMATENILQKVVMTAFADRTVVTIAHRVHTILTADLVIVMKRGTILEYDKPETLMEREDGIFASFVKADM